One region of Streptomyces leeuwenhoekii genomic DNA includes:
- a CDS encoding NAD(P)/FAD-dependent oxidoreductase gives MRTGDRRGLIVVGASLAGLRAARTLRERGFTGALTIVGDEPHPPYDRPPLSKRVLTAPDRPPRAELPVPYGLEARWRLGQAAVRLDLAARALTLADGTRLPYDGLVIATGSAARGWPAGKPPPPAGVFTLRSWDDALALRAALAAGGRLVVIGAGFLGGEIAAAARERGLDVTLVEAAAQPLAHAIGTTAGAYVAALHREAGIAVRTGTTVEDFLTRTDGRLAGVRLSDGATVRADTAVLALGGVPSTGWLAGSGLAHDGGVHCDPHLRVLRTDGSVVGDVVAAGDVARVPQPLADGERLALGHWTNAVEQGAAAAATLLAGRDPARAPGPFAAVPSFWSDLHGARIRSVGLPAAADETRVVEHDLAGRRLEISYHRAGRLVGALTIGRTGRLASYRSVLEERLAPVTAAKAPAAT, from the coding sequence ATGAGAACCGGCGACCGTCGCGGACTGATCGTCGTGGGCGCCTCGCTCGCCGGCCTGCGAGCGGCCCGGACCCTGCGCGAGCGGGGTTTCACCGGCGCCCTGACCATCGTGGGCGACGAACCGCACCCGCCCTACGACCGGCCCCCGCTGTCGAAGCGGGTACTGACCGCTCCCGACCGGCCGCCCCGCGCCGAACTGCCCGTGCCGTACGGGCTGGAGGCCCGCTGGCGGCTCGGGCAGGCGGCGGTCCGCCTGGATCTCGCGGCAAGGGCGCTCACCCTCGCGGACGGCACGCGACTGCCGTACGACGGGCTGGTCATCGCCACCGGGTCGGCCGCCCGCGGCTGGCCGGCCGGGAAGCCCCCGCCACCGGCCGGCGTGTTCACCCTGCGGAGCTGGGACGACGCGCTCGCCCTGCGGGCCGCGCTGGCCGCGGGAGGGCGGCTCGTCGTCATCGGCGCCGGGTTCCTCGGCGGCGAGATCGCCGCCGCCGCCCGGGAGCGCGGGCTCGACGTCACACTCGTCGAAGCCGCGGCCCAGCCCCTCGCACACGCCATCGGCACCACCGCGGGCGCCTACGTCGCCGCGCTCCACCGCGAGGCGGGCATCGCCGTGCGGACCGGCACCACCGTCGAGGACTTCCTGACCCGGACCGACGGCCGGCTGGCCGGCGTCCGGCTCTCCGACGGCGCCACGGTCCGGGCCGACACGGCGGTCCTGGCGCTGGGCGGGGTGCCGTCGACGGGCTGGCTGGCCGGCTCCGGCCTCGCCCACGACGGCGGCGTCCACTGCGACCCCCACCTGCGCGTCCTGCGCACCGACGGTTCGGTCGTGGGCGACGTGGTGGCGGCCGGTGACGTGGCGCGCGTGCCGCAGCCCCTGGCCGACGGGGAACGCCTGGCGCTCGGTCACTGGACCAACGCCGTCGAGCAGGGCGCGGCGGCCGCCGCCACGCTCCTGGCCGGGCGGGACCCGGCCCGGGCACCCGGTCCGTTCGCGGCCGTGCCGTCCTTCTGGTCGGACCTGCACGGCGCCAGGATCCGCTCGGTGGGCCTGCCCGCCGCCGCCGACGAGACGCGCGTCGTGGAACACGACCTGGCGGGCCGTCGGCTGGAGATCAGCTACCACCGTGCGGGCCGGCTGGTGGGAGCGCTGACCATCGGACGGACGGGGCGGCTGGCGTCGTACCGCTCCGTGCTGGAGGAGCGCCTTGCCCCCGTGACGGCCGCGAAGGCACCGGCCGCCACGTGA